A genome region from Pseudomonas helmanticensis includes the following:
- a CDS encoding LysR family transcriptional regulator: protein MNRNDLRRVDMNLLVIFEALMFEKNLTRVAEKLFMGQPAVSAALGRLRDLFDDPLLLRNGRGMEPTARALAILEELQPAMDVISGAVSRAKEFDPATSCEVFRIGLSDDAEFGLFPPLLRQLQEEAPGIVVVVRRANYLLMPALLASGEISVGVSYTTDLPANAKRKKLRDIPCKVLRGDDRPGPLTLDEYCQRPHAMVSFSGDLSGNIDVDLAKVGRSRRVVLGVPQFSGLRALLAGTEMIATVPDYAACALVEGCALRAEDPPFPIDAAQLSMAWSGVHDNDPAEKWLRSRIAQFMSAALDIEQK, encoded by the coding sequence ATGAACCGTAACGATCTGCGTCGCGTCGACATGAACCTGCTGGTGATTTTCGAAGCACTGATGTTCGAGAAGAACCTGACCCGCGTCGCCGAAAAACTGTTCATGGGCCAACCGGCAGTGAGCGCGGCACTCGGTCGCCTGCGTGATCTGTTCGACGATCCATTGTTGCTGCGCAACGGTCGGGGCATGGAGCCGACAGCGCGGGCGCTGGCGATTCTCGAAGAGCTGCAGCCGGCGATGGACGTGATTTCCGGAGCGGTCAGCCGGGCCAAGGAGTTCGACCCGGCAACCAGTTGCGAGGTATTTCGCATCGGCCTGTCGGATGACGCTGAATTCGGCCTGTTTCCGCCATTGCTGCGCCAGCTTCAGGAGGAAGCACCGGGCATTGTCGTGGTCGTCCGTCGCGCCAATTACCTGCTGATGCCGGCATTGCTGGCGTCCGGCGAAATCTCTGTCGGCGTCAGCTACACCACCGATCTGCCGGCCAACGCCAAGCGCAAGAAGCTGCGCGATATTCCGTGCAAAGTTCTGCGTGGTGATGATCGCCCGGGGCCGCTGACCCTCGACGAATACTGCCAGCGCCCGCACGCGATGGTGTCGTTCTCCGGGGATTTGAGCGGCAATATCGACGTCGACCTGGCCAAGGTCGGCCGCTCGCGCCGCGTGGTGCTGGGGGTGCCGCAATTCAGTGGTTTGCGGGCCTTGCTCGCCGGCACCGAGATGATCGCCACCGTGCCGGATTACGCGGCGTGCGCGTTGGTCGAAGGTTGTGCGTTGCGCGCCGAAGACCCGCCGTTCCCGATTGATGCAGCGCAGCTATCGATGGCGTGGAGCGGCGTGCATGACAATGATCCGGCCGAGAAGTGGCTCAGATCGCGGATTGCGCAATTCATGTCGGCTGCGCTGGATATCGAGCAGAAATGA